Proteins encoded together in one Pseudomonas sp. ADAK13 window:
- a CDS encoding DNA topoisomerase III, protein MRLFLCEKPSQAKDIAAVLGATRRGDGCWLGAGVTVTWCIGHLLETAPPDSYDAKYKRWVLADLPIIPEKWKMLVKPKTASQFKAVKRLLGEAQELVIATDADREGEMIARELVEHCRYRGPIQRLWLSALDDASIRKALASLKPGTETFSLYHSALGRSRADWLIGMNMSRLFTLLGRQSGYQGVLPVGRVQTPTLRLVVDRDRSIADFVPIAYWAIDVDLLHDNITFTAQWRATDDACDDQGRCLNPQLARDAADAMGNAASARLVKLRTERMRDVAPLPFDLGTLQEICSKKLGLGAQETLDIAQSLYETHKVITYPRSDCGYLPLSQHGDAPNILAALGRADPAVNALMPHMDPTRRSRAWNDAKVSAHHGIIPTGAGKDLGQLTGKHRAVYTLIRARYLAQFLPNHEYDRTQADFDCAGEALRAVGKVIVEPGWKRALPEALAPAKGREAPAPQPLPKLVQGQDYAVAKVNLKDLWTQPPKPFTEGDLIKAMKNVAKLVEDPLLKQKLKDTTGIGTEATRAGIIQGLLDRGYLVKNGKALSATPAAFSLIDAVPRAIADPGTTAIWEQALDMVQSGEMSLEEFVAKQAAWMSKQVTRCTGMRLTISGPASPAGRGATPWKNKRKPAKRKTAASPKRAAKPANKG, encoded by the coding sequence ATGCGGCTGTTCCTCTGTGAAAAACCGTCCCAGGCCAAGGATATCGCCGCCGTGCTCGGCGCGACCCGGCGTGGCGACGGTTGCTGGCTGGGTGCAGGCGTTACCGTGACCTGGTGCATCGGCCACCTGCTGGAAACCGCCCCGCCCGACAGCTACGACGCCAAGTACAAGCGCTGGGTGCTGGCTGACCTGCCGATCATCCCCGAGAAGTGGAAAATGCTGGTCAAGCCCAAGACCGCCAGCCAGTTCAAGGCAGTCAAGCGCCTGCTGGGGGAAGCCCAGGAACTGGTGATCGCCACGGATGCCGACCGTGAAGGCGAGATGATCGCCCGGGAGCTGGTGGAGCATTGCCGTTATCGCGGTCCTATCCAGCGGCTGTGGCTCTCGGCACTCGATGACGCGTCGATCCGCAAGGCCCTGGCCTCGTTGAAGCCCGGCACCGAAACCTTCAGCCTCTACCATTCGGCCCTCGGCCGTTCCCGCGCAGACTGGTTGATCGGGATGAACATGAGCCGGCTGTTTACCCTGCTGGGTCGTCAATCCGGTTATCAGGGGGTGTTGCCGGTCGGCCGGGTGCAAACCCCGACCCTGCGCCTGGTGGTCGACCGCGACCGCAGCATTGCCGACTTCGTACCCATCGCGTATTGGGCCATCGATGTGGACCTGCTCCACGACAACATCACCTTTACCGCGCAGTGGCGCGCCACCGACGATGCCTGTGACGACCAGGGCCGTTGCCTGAATCCGCAACTCGCCCGGGACGCAGCCGACGCCATGGGCAATGCCGCCAGTGCGCGGCTGGTGAAGCTGCGCACCGAACGGATGCGCGACGTCGCGCCCCTGCCCTTCGACCTCGGCACCTTGCAGGAAATCTGTTCGAAAAAACTCGGCCTCGGCGCCCAGGAAACTCTGGATATTGCCCAGTCGCTGTACGAAACCCACAAGGTCATCACTTACCCGCGCAGCGATTGCGGCTACCTGCCACTGAGCCAGCACGGCGACGCGCCGAACATTCTCGCGGCGCTGGGTCGCGCCGACCCGGCAGTCAACGCGTTGATGCCGCACATGGACCCTACGCGTCGCTCCCGGGCCTGGAACGACGCCAAGGTCAGCGCTCACCACGGCATCATCCCCACCGGCGCGGGCAAGGACCTCGGGCAACTGACGGGGAAGCATCGCGCCGTGTACACCCTGATTCGTGCCCGCTACCTCGCGCAGTTCCTGCCCAACCACGAATACGACCGCACCCAGGCAGACTTCGACTGCGCCGGTGAAGCCTTGCGGGCTGTCGGTAAGGTCATCGTCGAGCCCGGTTGGAAACGCGCCTTGCCGGAAGCGCTGGCGCCGGCCAAGGGCCGCGAAGCGCCTGCGCCGCAGCCCTTGCCGAAACTGGTTCAAGGCCAGGACTACGCCGTGGCCAAGGTCAACCTCAAGGACCTGTGGACCCAGCCACCCAAGCCCTTCACTGAGGGTGACCTGATCAAGGCAATGAAAAACGTCGCCAAACTGGTGGAAGACCCGCTGCTCAAGCAAAAACTCAAGGACACCACCGGGATCGGCACCGAAGCCACCCGGGCCGGGATCATCCAGGGCCTGCTGGATCGCGGTTACCTGGTGAAAAACGGCAAGGCGCTGTCGGCAACCCCTGCCGCGTTCAGCCTGATCGATGCGGTACCACGGGCAATCGCCGATCCCGGCACCACGGCTATCTGGGAACAGGCGCTGGACATGGTGCAAAGCGGTGAGATGAGCCTGGAAGAGTTCGTCGCCAAACAGGCGGCGTGGATGAGCAAACAGGTCACCCGCTGCACCGGCATGCGCCTGACCATCAGTGGCCCCGCCAGCCCGGCAGGACGGGGCGCCACACCGTGGAAAAACAAGCGCAAGCCGGCCAAGCGTAAGACCGCCGCCAGCCCGAAACGCGCGGCAAAACCGGCAAACAAGGGGTGA
- a CDS encoding CBS domain-containing protein, translating to MKTVAQVLKSKDQQNQQVHTIPHDHTVFEALIVMASKNVGALPVLQDGKVVGIISERDYARKVILHGLSSVATKAHEIMNSPVITVDTHQTVETCMTIMTDRHLRHLPVVENGELLGLLSIGDLVKEAIAEQADLIKQLEQYIRGE from the coding sequence ATGAAAACCGTTGCCCAAGTGTTAAAGTCCAAAGACCAGCAAAACCAGCAAGTCCATACCATCCCCCACGACCATACGGTGTTCGAGGCGCTTATCGTGATGGCGTCGAAAAACGTCGGGGCCCTGCCGGTGCTCCAGGACGGGAAGGTGGTGGGCATCATCAGCGAACGAGACTACGCCCGTAAGGTCATCCTCCATGGATTGTCCTCGGTGGCAACCAAAGCCCACGAGATCATGAATTCACCGGTGATCACCGTCGACACTCACCAAACTGTCGAGACCTGCATGACTATCATGACTGACCGACATCTGCGGCACCTGCCTGTGGTGGAGAACGGCGAGCTGCTTGGCTTGCTGTCCATCGGCGACCTGGTCAAGGAAGCCATTGCCGAACAGGCCGACCTGATCAAACAGCTGGAGCAGTACATTCGCGGCGAATAA
- a CDS encoding NAD-dependent protein deacetylase, which translates to MLDTLQHPVDDHLDSLHRAMAERRFLVLTGAGISTSSGIPDYRDSEGVRRGKAPMMYQEFLATPEARRRYWARAMLGWPRVRIAQPNAAHIALATLQQRQRITGLITQNVDTLHDQAGSHDVIELHGSLHRVLCLDCQQTSERDLIQHQMETENPYLAGVDAVQAPDGDTLLDPAFEGRFQVPRCPHCGGQRLKPDVVFFGENVAQGTAAKAMAAVNDAEGLLVVGSSLMAYSAFRLCKAMVEQGKPVIAINLGKTRGDELLQLKIEASCERLLPLLVERLG; encoded by the coding sequence ATGCTCGATACCCTGCAACATCCGGTCGATGACCACCTCGACAGCCTGCACCGGGCCATGGCCGAACGACGCTTCCTGGTGCTCACCGGTGCGGGTATCAGCACCTCGTCGGGCATTCCCGATTACCGCGACAGCGAAGGTGTGCGCCGGGGCAAGGCGCCGATGATGTACCAGGAGTTTCTGGCCACCCCGGAGGCACGCCGCCGCTACTGGGCCCGGGCGATGCTCGGCTGGCCGAGGGTGCGTATCGCGCAGCCGAACGCCGCGCACATCGCCCTGGCTACCTTGCAGCAGCGCCAGCGCATTACCGGGCTGATCACGCAGAACGTCGACACCCTGCACGACCAGGCTGGCAGCCATGATGTGATCGAACTCCACGGCAGCCTGCACCGGGTGCTGTGCCTGGATTGCCAGCAAACCAGCGAGCGGGATCTGATCCAGCATCAAATGGAGACCGAAAATCCCTACCTGGCGGGAGTGGACGCGGTCCAGGCGCCAGACGGCGATACCTTGCTGGACCCGGCCTTTGAAGGGCGCTTTCAGGTGCCCCGCTGCCCGCACTGCGGCGGGCAACGGCTGAAGCCGGACGTGGTGTTTTTCGGCGAGAACGTCGCCCAGGGCACCGCAGCCAAGGCGATGGCGGCCGTGAACGACGCTGAAGGACTGTTGGTGGTGGGATCGTCGTTGATGGCTTATTCAGCGTTTCGCCTGTGCAAGGCGATGGTTGAGCAGGGTAAGCCGGTGATTGCCATCAACCTGGGCAAGACCCGGGGCGATGAGTTGCTGCAGCTGAAGATCGAAGCCTCCTGCGAGCGTTTGTTGCCTCTGCTGGTAGAACGCCTGGGCTAA
- a CDS encoding LysR family transcriptional regulator, whose translation MTVKQMRAFLAVAQTLSFAAACERLHLSQSALSLTIKGLEEGLGGRLFSRNTRNVALTPEGESLLPLARRLIADWDNAEDELRQRFTLQRGRVTVAAMPSFAGNLLPPILKIFRARYPQVNVTVNDVINEQVLEMVRDRQVELGVAFEPSESASLAFTPLYVDRFVAVVPGDSPLARRSDIDWQTLLEQPFITLQRPSTVRVMLEEHLKAREMKLPVALESHQLATVGKMVASGLGVSAVPALCARQMQEAGAHCITLSEPVIERPIGVLTKPGHELSAAAQAMFDIFRDEAGKGRFPALLQ comes from the coding sequence ATGACAGTTAAACAGATGCGTGCCTTTCTTGCCGTGGCCCAGACCCTCAGTTTTGCGGCGGCCTGTGAGCGCCTGCATCTTTCCCAGTCGGCCTTGAGCCTGACCATCAAAGGCCTGGAAGAGGGCCTCGGCGGGCGCTTGTTCAGCCGCAATACGCGCAATGTTGCGCTGACCCCCGAAGGCGAATCCCTGTTGCCCCTGGCCCGGCGCCTGATCGCCGATTGGGACAATGCCGAGGATGAGTTGCGCCAGCGTTTCACCTTGCAGCGCGGGCGGGTGACGGTGGCGGCAATGCCGTCGTTTGCGGGCAATTTGCTGCCGCCAATCCTGAAGATTTTCCGGGCGCGCTATCCCCAGGTGAATGTCACGGTGAATGACGTGATCAACGAACAGGTCCTGGAGATGGTCCGGGATCGCCAGGTGGAGTTGGGCGTGGCGTTTGAGCCTTCGGAAAGCGCTTCGCTGGCGTTTACGCCGCTGTATGTAGACCGCTTTGTGGCGGTCGTGCCCGGTGACTCGCCGTTGGCGCGCAGGTCTGATATCGACTGGCAAACCCTGCTCGAACAACCGTTTATCACGTTGCAGCGACCGTCCACGGTGCGGGTGATGCTGGAAGAACACCTCAAGGCACGGGAGATGAAGCTGCCCGTGGCGCTGGAGAGCCATCAATTGGCGACGGTGGGCAAGATGGTCGCCAGTGGGTTGGGCGTGAGTGCGGTGCCGGCGTTGTGCGCGCGGCAAATGCAGGAGGCGGGCGCCCACTGCATCACGTTGAGCGAACCGGTGATTGAACGACCGATTGGTGTATTGACCAAGCCGGGGCACGAACTTTCGGCGGCGGCCCAGGCCATGTTTGATATTTTTCGGGATGAAGCGGGGAAGGGGCGTTTTCCGGCGTTGTTGCAATAA
- a CDS encoding CoA transferase subunit A encodes MAGFDKRVASYEEALAGLEDGMTVLAGGFGLCGIPENLIAEIKRKGTRNLTVVSNNCGVDGFGLGLLLEGKQISKVFASYVGENALFEKQLLSGEIEVVLTPQGTLAEKLRAGGAGIPAFFTATGVGTPVAEGKETREFNGRPYLMEESITGDFAIVKGWKADHFGNVIYRHTAQNFNPLAATAGRITVVEVEEIVEPGELDPAHIHTPGIYVDRIICGTFEKRIEQRTLRK; translated from the coding sequence ATGGCAGGTTTCGATAAACGCGTAGCGTCCTATGAAGAGGCGCTGGCAGGCCTGGAAGACGGCATGACGGTTCTGGCCGGTGGCTTTGGCCTGTGTGGCATCCCGGAAAACCTCATTGCCGAAATCAAGCGCAAAGGCACCCGCAACCTGACCGTGGTTTCCAACAACTGCGGCGTTGACGGCTTCGGCCTGGGGCTGCTGCTGGAAGGCAAGCAGATCAGCAAGGTCTTCGCCTCCTACGTCGGTGAGAACGCGCTGTTCGAGAAGCAACTGCTCAGCGGCGAAATCGAAGTGGTCCTCACCCCCCAAGGCACCCTCGCCGAAAAACTGCGCGCAGGCGGTGCCGGCATTCCGGCCTTCTTCACCGCCACCGGCGTGGGCACGCCCGTCGCCGAAGGCAAGGAAACCCGTGAATTCAACGGCCGCCCGTACCTGATGGAAGAGTCCATCACCGGTGACTTCGCCATCGTCAAAGGCTGGAAAGCCGACCACTTCGGCAACGTGATCTACCGCCACACCGCCCAGAACTTCAACCCGCTGGCGGCCACCGCCGGCAGGATCACCGTGGTCGAAGTCGAAGAAATCGTCGAACCGGGCGAGCTGGACCCGGCGCATATCCACACCCCAGGGATCTACGTCGACCGGATCATTTGCGGCACCTTCGAGAAGCGCATCGAACAGCGCACCCTCCGCAAATAA
- a CDS encoding CoA transferase subunit B codes for MALTREQMAQRVAREMQDGFYVNLGIGIPTLVANYIPEGMEVMLQSENGLLGMGPFPTEETIDADMINAGKQTVTARIGASIFSSAESFAMIRGGHVDLTVLGAFEVDVQGNIASWMIPGKLVKGMGGAMDLVAGAENIIVIMTHASKDGESKLLSRCSLPLTGANCIKRVLTDLAYLEIEDGAFVLKERAPGVSVEEIVSKTAGKLIVPDHVPEMHFQ; via the coding sequence ATGGCTCTTACCCGCGAACAAATGGCTCAACGCGTCGCCCGCGAAATGCAGGACGGTTTCTACGTCAACCTCGGTATCGGCATCCCGACCCTGGTGGCCAACTACATCCCCGAAGGCATGGAAGTGATGCTCCAGTCGGAAAACGGCCTGCTGGGCATGGGTCCGTTCCCGACGGAAGAAACCATCGACGCCGACATGATCAACGCCGGCAAACAGACCGTCACTGCACGCATTGGCGCATCGATTTTCTCCTCGGCCGAATCCTTCGCGATGATTCGTGGCGGCCACGTCGACCTGACCGTGCTCGGTGCCTTCGAAGTCGACGTGCAAGGCAACATCGCCTCGTGGATGATTCCCGGCAAGCTGGTCAAGGGCATGGGCGGCGCGATGGACCTGGTGGCCGGTGCCGAGAACATCATCGTGATCATGACCCACGCCTCCAAGGACGGTGAATCCAAGTTGCTCAGCCGCTGCAGCCTGCCGCTGACCGGCGCCAATTGCATCAAGCGCGTGCTGACGGACCTGGCCTACCTGGAAATCGAAGATGGCGCTTTTGTCCTCAAGGAACGCGCACCTGGCGTCAGTGTTGAAGAGATCGTCAGCAAGACAGCCGGTAAACTGATCGTCCCGGACCACGTTCCAGAAATGCACTTCCAGTGA
- a CDS encoding acetyl-CoA C-acetyltransferase — translation MQDVVIVAATRTAVGSFQGSLASIPAPELGAAVIRRLLEQTGIDPALVDEVILGQVLTAGSGQNPARQASILAGLPHAVPALTLNKVCGSGLKALHLGAQAIRCGDAEVIIAGGMENMSLAPYVLPAARTGLRMGHAKMIDSMITDGLWDAFNDYHMGITAENLVDKYGISREAQDAFAAASQQKATAAIEAGRFSDEITPILIPQRKGDPIAFAVDEQPRAGTTAEALAKLKPAFKKDGTVTAGNASSLNDGAAAVLLMSAAKAKALGLPVLARIASYANAGVDPAIMGIGPVSATRRCLDKAGWSLGDLDLIEANEAFAAQSLAVGKELEWDAAKVNVNGGAIAIGHPIGASGCRVLVTLLHEMIKRDAKKGLATLCIGGGQGVALALERS, via the coding sequence ATGCAAGACGTCGTGATTGTTGCTGCCACCCGCACCGCCGTGGGCAGCTTTCAAGGTTCGCTGGCGAGCATCCCGGCCCCGGAGCTGGGCGCCGCAGTGATCCGTCGCCTGCTGGAGCAGACCGGCATCGACCCAGCGCTGGTGGATGAAGTGATCCTTGGCCAGGTGCTCACCGCAGGCAGCGGCCAGAACCCGGCCCGCCAGGCGTCGATCCTCGCCGGCCTGCCCCACGCCGTACCGGCCCTGACCCTGAACAAGGTCTGCGGCTCGGGCCTCAAGGCCCTGCACCTCGGCGCGCAAGCGATCCGTTGTGGCGACGCCGAGGTGATCATCGCCGGCGGCATGGAGAACATGAGCCTGGCACCGTACGTATTGCCGGCCGCCCGCACCGGCCTGCGCATGGGCCACGCCAAGATGATCGACAGCATGATCACCGATGGCCTGTGGGATGCGTTCAACGACTACCACATGGGCATCACCGCCGAGAACCTGGTGGACAAGTACGGCATCAGCCGTGAAGCCCAGGACGCCTTCGCCGCCGCCTCCCAGCAAAAAGCCACGGCAGCCATTGAAGCCGGGCGTTTCAGCGATGAGATCACGCCGATCCTGATTCCCCAGCGCAAGGGCGACCCGATTGCCTTCGCGGTGGACGAACAGCCACGCGCCGGCACCACCGCCGAAGCCCTGGCCAAGCTCAAGCCGGCCTTCAAGAAAGACGGCACCGTGACCGCTGGCAATGCGTCCAGCCTCAACGACGGCGCGGCCGCCGTGCTGCTGATGAGTGCCGCCAAGGCCAAGGCCCTGGGCCTCCCGGTACTGGCACGCATCGCCAGCTACGCCAACGCCGGTGTCGACCCTGCAATCATGGGCATTGGCCCGGTATCGGCCACCCGCCGCTGCCTGGACAAAGCCGGCTGGAGCCTGGGCGACCTGGACCTGATCGAAGCCAACGAAGCCTTTGCCGCACAGTCACTGGCGGTGGGCAAAGAGCTGGAATGGGATGCAGCCAAGGTCAACGTCAATGGCGGCGCGATTGCCATCGGCCACCCGATTGGCGCGTCAGGCTGCCGCGTGCTGGTGACCCTGCTGCATGAAATGATCAAGCGTGACGCGAAGAAAGGCTTGGCCACCCTGTGCATCGGTGGTGGTCAGGGTGTAGCGCTAGCGCTTGAGCGCAGCTGA
- a CDS encoding PaaI family thioesterase: MTAHAIPEGFTALRRSSPLLDLLGPVYCRGEGLQLEIGLRADNRHANGRGTVHGGVLATLADVGMGYAMAFSSEPPLPLITASMTLDYLGAVQVGEWIEVRLEHHKRGRQMAFATVSVQVGEKVVVRANAVFAVPQARD; the protein is encoded by the coding sequence ATGACCGCCCATGCCATCCCTGAAGGTTTTACCGCGCTGCGTCGCAGCAGCCCATTGCTGGATTTGCTGGGGCCGGTTTACTGCCGGGGCGAAGGGCTGCAATTGGAGATCGGCCTGCGCGCCGACAACCGCCACGCCAACGGGCGTGGCACCGTGCATGGTGGCGTGTTGGCCACCCTGGCGGATGTGGGCATGGGTTACGCCATGGCATTTTCCAGCGAACCGCCGTTGCCATTGATTACCGCGAGCATGACCCTGGATTACCTGGGCGCCGTGCAGGTGGGCGAATGGATCGAGGTGCGGCTGGAGCATCACAAGCGCGGGCGGCAGATGGCGTTTGCCACGGTCAGTGTGCAGGTGGGGGAGAAGGTGGTGGTACGCGCGAACGCGGTGTTCGCGGTGCCCCAGGCGCGGGACTGA
- a CDS encoding DUF1615 domain-containing protein, which produces MHSSRLILCLTTLLVLAGCSSHRTEQLPERSEAEVKAQIVRLMPTSVSDRNGWAQDIYTAFNTQNIYPGTENICAVLAVTEQESTYQVDPPVPNMGKIAQDEILRRAAKVHVPAVLVRTALQLRSPTGKSYAERLSAARTERDLSGIFDDFISVVPLGNTLFGGFNPVHTAGPMQVSIDFAQKQARDYPYTVDGSIRREVFTRRGGMYFGITHLLGYPVHYDQMLYRFADFNAGWYASRNAAFQAAVSRVSGTTLALDGDLINYGSFLPGTTELAVRSLGKALDMRNPSIRSQLEQGERLDFEDTTLYQRVFALADKAAGKPVPRAILPGIVLKSPKITRNLTTAWFAKRVDERYQRCMKR; this is translated from the coding sequence ATGCATTCATCCCGCCTGATCCTGTGCCTCACCACCTTGCTGGTGCTGGCTGGCTGCTCCAGCCACCGCACCGAGCAATTGCCCGAGCGCAGCGAAGCCGAGGTGAAGGCGCAGATCGTGCGGCTGATGCCCACCAGTGTGTCGGACCGCAACGGCTGGGCCCAGGACATCTACACCGCCTTCAACACGCAGAACATCTACCCCGGCACCGAAAACATCTGCGCGGTGCTGGCCGTGACCGAGCAGGAGTCCACCTATCAGGTCGACCCGCCGGTGCCGAACATGGGCAAGATCGCCCAGGACGAAATCCTGCGCCGCGCCGCTAAAGTCCACGTGCCGGCGGTGCTGGTGCGCACGGCGCTGCAACTGCGCTCGCCCACGGGCAAGTCCTACGCCGAGCGCCTGAGTGCTGCGCGTACCGAGAGGGACCTGAGTGGGATCTTTGACGACTTCATCAGCGTCGTGCCGCTGGGCAATACCTTGTTTGGCGGTTTCAACCCGGTGCACACCGCCGGGCCGATGCAGGTCAGCATCGACTTTGCACAGAAGCAGGCCCGGGATTATCCCTACACCGTGGATGGCAGCATCCGTCGGGAAGTGTTTACTCGCCGAGGTGGCATGTACTTTGGCATCACCCATTTGCTGGGCTACCCGGTGCACTATGACCAGATGCTGTACCGCTTCGCCGACTTCAACGCCGGTTGGTACGCCAGCCGTAATGCGGCATTCCAGGCAGCGGTCAGTCGGGTCTCGGGCACCACGCTGGCGCTGGACGGTGACCTGATCAACTACGGCTCGTTCCTGCCAGGCACCACCGAACTGGCAGTACGCTCCCTGGGCAAGGCACTGGACATGCGCAACCCGAGCATCCGCAGTCAGCTGGAGCAGGGCGAGCGCCTGGATTTTGAAGACACCACCCTGTACCAGCGTGTGTTTGCCCTGGCCGACAAGGCCGCCGGCAAACCGGTGCCGCGGGCAATCCTGCCGGGCATCGTGCTGAAAAGCCCGAAGATTACCCGCAACCTGACCACGGCCTGGTTCGCCAAGCGCGTGGATGAGCGTTATCAGCGCTGTATGAAGCGATAG
- a CDS encoding LysE family translocator: MLSLNFLITCLIVVLIPGTGVIFTVSTGLTAGKRASVFAALGCTAGIVPHLLASVLGLSALLHTSALAFEALKYAGAAYLLYLAYATWRDRSAFAMNDTPTISSARSLMVRGLLLNILNPKLTIFFLAFLPQFVTPGASAPALQMLLLSSVFMAMTFAVFVIYGLLANVFRRAVIESPRVQNWLRRSFAATFAGLGLNLAFAQR, from the coding sequence ATGCTCAGCCTGAACTTCCTCATCACCTGCCTGATCGTCGTGCTGATTCCGGGCACCGGCGTGATCTTCACCGTGTCCACGGGCCTTACCGCTGGCAAGCGCGCCAGCGTATTCGCGGCGCTGGGCTGCACCGCAGGGATTGTCCCGCACTTGCTGGCCTCGGTACTTGGCCTGTCGGCCCTGCTGCACACCAGCGCCTTGGCGTTCGAAGCCCTGAAGTATGCTGGCGCCGCCTACTTGCTGTACCTCGCCTACGCCACCTGGCGGGACCGATCGGCCTTTGCCATGAACGACACACCGACGATTTCCAGCGCCCGCAGCCTGATGGTACGGGGCCTGTTGCTGAATATCCTGAATCCCAAGCTGACGATCTTCTTCCTCGCGTTCCTGCCGCAGTTCGTCACCCCGGGCGCAAGCGCACCGGCCTTGCAAATGCTGTTGCTGAGCAGTGTGTTCATGGCAATGACGTTTGCGGTGTTTGTGATTTATGGCCTGCTGGCCAACGTGTTCCGCCGTGCGGTGATCGAGTCGCCACGCGTACAGAACTGGCTGCGCCGCAGTTTTGCGGCGACGTTTGCGGGGTTGGGGCTGAACCTGGCGTTTGCACAGCGGTAA
- the hemB gene encoding porphobilinogen synthase, producing MSSQFPEARPRRLRRSPELRGLFQETEFTLNDLVLPIFVEEEIDDFVPITSMPGVQRIPESKLAGEIERYANAGIKSVMTFGVSHHLDASGSDTWQERGLVSRMSSIIKDAVPEMIVMSDTCFCEYTDHGHCGVMHGAEVDNDRTLVNLGKQAVAAARAGADVIAPSAAMDGQVQAIRRALDEAGFSHIPIMAYSTKFASALYGPFREAGGSALKGDRKSYQMNPMNRREAVRESLLDEQEGADALMVKPAGAYLDIIRDIREASRLPVAAYQVSGEYAMIKFGAQAGAIDEARVVRETLGSIKRAGADLIFTYFAMDLALAGI from the coding sequence ATGTCCAGCCAGTTCCCCGAAGCCCGTCCACGCCGCCTGCGCCGCTCCCCGGAGTTGCGTGGCCTGTTCCAGGAAACCGAATTCACCCTCAATGACCTGGTGCTGCCGATCTTCGTTGAAGAAGAAATCGACGACTTCGTGCCGATCACCAGCATGCCCGGGGTGCAGCGCATTCCCGAGTCGAAGCTGGCCGGCGAGATCGAACGCTATGCCAATGCCGGGATCAAGTCGGTGATGACTTTCGGCGTGTCCCACCACCTGGACGCCTCGGGCAGCGACACCTGGCAAGAACGTGGCCTGGTGTCGCGCATGTCCTCGATCATCAAGGACGCGGTGCCGGAGATGATCGTGATGTCCGACACCTGCTTCTGCGAATACACCGACCACGGTCATTGCGGCGTGATGCACGGCGCCGAGGTCGACAACGACCGCACCCTGGTCAACCTTGGCAAACAAGCCGTGGCCGCCGCCCGTGCCGGTGCCGATGTGATCGCGCCGTCCGCCGCGATGGACGGGCAGGTCCAGGCCATCCGTCGGGCTTTGGATGAAGCAGGTTTCAGCCATATTCCGATCATGGCCTACTCGACCAAATTCGCCTCAGCCCTCTATGGCCCGTTCCGCGAAGCGGGCGGCAGCGCGCTCAAGGGCGACCGCAAGAGCTACCAAATGAACCCGATGAACCGCCGCGAAGCGGTGCGTGAATCGTTGCTGGATGAGCAGGAAGGCGCGGACGCGCTGATGGTCAAGCCGGCGGGCGCGTACCTGGACATCATCCGCGACATCCGCGAAGCCTCGCGCTTGCCGGTGGCGGCGTACCAGGTGAGCGGTGAGTACGCGATGATCAAATTCGGTGCCCAGGCGGGCGCCATCGATGAAGCCCGCGTGGTCCGGGAAACCCTGGGCTCGATCAAGCGCGCCGGTGCGGACCTGATCTTCACCTACTTTGCGATGGACCTGGCACTGGCCGGGATCTGA
- a CDS encoding PhzF family phenazine biosynthesis protein, translated as MPSFDFKQLDVFSSVALKGNPLAVVLGADSLSDQQMADFAKWTNLSETTFLLKPRDPRADYRVRIFTTLQELPFAGHPTLGSCHAWLQAGGQPAGEEIIQECEIGLVRIRRQGDELAFIAPPLLRSGPLESELIERVRRGLGLEPGAILRSQWVDNGAGWLAVMLEDREQVLALRPDYSQLLGLAVGVIAPWDPARDGNEGQFEVRAFIAGDGAPEDPATGSLNAGVAQWLLGEGLAPSRYVVSQGTAMGRAGRIRVERSGEEIWIGGAVALCIEGRLQL; from the coding sequence ATGCCTTCCTTCGACTTCAAACAGCTGGACGTTTTCAGCAGCGTGGCCCTCAAGGGCAACCCGTTGGCCGTGGTGCTGGGCGCCGACAGCCTGAGTGACCAGCAAATGGCGGATTTCGCCAAGTGGACCAACCTCAGCGAAACCACGTTTTTGCTCAAGCCTCGTGATCCTCGGGCCGACTATCGCGTAAGGATTTTCACCACCCTGCAGGAACTGCCGTTCGCCGGTCATCCGACCCTTGGCAGTTGCCATGCCTGGCTGCAGGCCGGTGGGCAGCCCGCTGGCGAGGAGATCATCCAGGAGTGTGAAATTGGCCTGGTGCGCATCCGCCGCCAGGGCGATGAGCTGGCGTTTATCGCGCCACCGCTGCTGCGCTCCGGCCCGCTGGAGAGCGAGTTGATTGAGCGCGTGCGGCGGGGGTTGGGCCTTGAACCCGGAGCGATTTTGCGTAGCCAGTGGGTGGATAACGGTGCGGGCTGGCTGGCGGTAATGCTGGAGGACCGCGAGCAGGTACTGGCGCTGCGTCCGGACTACTCGCAATTGCTGGGGTTGGCCGTGGGCGTGATCGCGCCGTGGGACCCCGCGCGGGACGGTAATGAGGGGCAATTTGAAGTGCGTGCCTTTATTGCAGGCGACGGTGCGCCGGAGGACCCGGCCACCGGCAGCCTAAATGCCGGCGTCGCCCAGTGGCTGCTGGGCGAAGGCCTGGCGCCGAGCCGCTATGTGGTCAGCCAGGGCACCGCCATGGGCCGCGCCGGGCGCATCCGCGTGGAGCGCAGCGGCGAGGAAATCTGGATCGGCGGCGCAGTGGCGCTGTGCATTGAAGGGCGACTACAGCTCTAG